One window of Desulfovibrio subterraneus genomic DNA carries:
- a CDS encoding ATP-binding protein, with product MGHIVAKDIYRQLGDKIDNTSVRTPWTPAFRELLTSLYSPEEAELIVRMPYRPSTLERVAAVTGHPAATLRPKLEALCGKGLVCDIWEKDQYLYMISPFVIGFFEFTMMRTKGDLKPVQWAELFQRYMFGDKSFMEANFGDGQIISVMRALPHEETVADVDHVEILDYEKASTLIAENTVFAVGLCSCRHEKHHLGTQQCDVTLETCTSMGSGADFLIRNNFARRIDRAEMLDILARSRDMGFTLSTDNVRQGAGFICHCCGCCCNLMHGIKESGYAGVLVSSSFIAECDTQTCNGCGLCAKACPIDAIHIREELTGETGASGKPKKRRTAEIDDSICLGCGVCALRCKQGALQLKKRARKVFHPEDTFERVILQCLERGTFQNLIFDNPNSRTQEFMRGLVGGFLKLSPVKKALMGDALRSRFLHAIRKGTGA from the coding sequence ATGGGACACATCGTAGCCAAAGACATCTACCGCCAGCTCGGGGACAAGATAGACAACACCTCCGTGCGCACCCCATGGACTCCCGCCTTCCGCGAACTGCTGACCAGCCTCTACTCACCCGAAGAAGCAGAGCTCATCGTCAGAATGCCCTACCGTCCTTCAACGCTGGAGCGGGTAGCAGCCGTAACCGGACACCCCGCCGCAACGCTGCGCCCGAAGCTAGAGGCTTTGTGCGGCAAAGGGCTGGTCTGCGACATATGGGAAAAAGATCAGTACCTTTACATGATCAGCCCCTTCGTCATCGGCTTTTTCGAATTCACCATGATGCGCACCAAAGGCGACCTCAAACCCGTACAATGGGCAGAGCTTTTCCAGCGCTACATGTTCGGTGACAAGAGTTTTATGGAAGCCAACTTCGGCGACGGGCAGATCATCTCGGTCATGCGGGCGCTGCCTCATGAGGAAACCGTTGCGGACGTGGACCATGTGGAGATTCTGGACTACGAAAAGGCCTCTACCCTGATTGCGGAAAACACCGTCTTTGCCGTGGGCCTATGCTCCTGCCGCCATGAAAAGCACCATCTGGGCACTCAGCAATGCGACGTGACGCTGGAGACCTGCACCTCCATGGGGTCCGGTGCCGACTTTCTCATCCGCAACAACTTTGCCCGCCGGATAGACAGGGCAGAGATGCTCGACATTCTGGCCCGCTCCCGCGACATGGGCTTCACCCTGTCCACGGATAACGTCCGGCAGGGAGCCGGTTTCATCTGCCACTGCTGCGGCTGCTGCTGCAATCTCATGCACGGCATCAAGGAATCCGGCTACGCCGGGGTGCTGGTCTCATCCAGCTTCATAGCCGAGTGCGACACGCAGACCTGCAACGGCTGCGGACTGTGCGCCAAGGCCTGCCCCATAGACGCCATCCATATACGCGAAGAACTGACCGGAGAAACCGGCGCAAGCGGCAAACCCAAGAAACGGCGTACCGCAGAGATAGACGATTCCATCTGCCTTGGCTGCGGCGTATGCGCCCTGCGCTGCAAGCAGGGGGCGCTGCAATTGAAAAAACGCGCCCGCAAGGTGTTCCATCCGGAAGACACTTTCGAGCGCGTTATTCTGCAATGTCTGGAGCGCGGCACCTTCCAGAATCTCATTTTCGACAATCCCAACAGCCGTACGCAGGAATTCATGCGGGGGCTGGTGGGGGGCTTTCTGAAGCTGTCGCCGGTCAAAAAGGCTTTGATGGGCGATGCGCTGCGATCGCGCTTTCTTCACGCTATCAGAAAAGGAACCGGGGCCTGA
- a CDS encoding type I glyceraldehyde-3-phosphate dehydrogenase translates to MPTSIGINGFGRIGRYMARLLGEQPAAGNGGDESLRSDESLRLAVVNDIMSLEEARHLLRYDSIHRRFDGVMPHDEGFLLAGKPVRYTTVQPAGWNWDGVDILVESAGPFADRASNERHLAAGARRVVVACPAPEADVTIIPGVNDNELLPEHRIISCASCTTNCLALPAQHILREFGIRSGHMTTIHPYTLRQRLLDGSHSDLRRARACGMNMLPTPVGAACTVAKVLPGLEGKLHGLAFRVPTASVSLIDLVCELERPATVAQVNDLLRSHADEHMGYSEEPLVSADYTGCTYGSVVDGALTSVMDGSMLRIVVWYDNEASFTNQLLRLVRSVRRVAGL, encoded by the coding sequence ATGCCTACGAGTATTGGGATTAACGGATTCGGGCGCATAGGGCGCTACATGGCTCGTCTGCTGGGGGAACAACCTGCTGCCGGAAACGGCGGGGATGAGTCTTTGCGTTCGGATGAATCCTTGCGTCTGGCGGTAGTGAACGACATCATGTCTCTGGAAGAGGCCCGCCATCTGCTCCGTTACGATTCCATACATCGCCGCTTTGACGGCGTTATGCCGCACGATGAGGGATTCCTGCTGGCTGGCAAACCTGTCCGCTATACCACCGTGCAGCCTGCGGGGTGGAACTGGGATGGCGTGGATATTCTCGTGGAATCCGCAGGGCCTTTTGCGGACAGGGCCAGCAACGAACGGCATCTTGCCGCCGGTGCGAGGCGCGTGGTGGTTGCCTGTCCGGCACCTGAGGCGGATGTAACCATCATTCCCGGGGTAAACGACAACGAGCTTCTGCCGGAGCACAGAATAATCTCCTGTGCTTCCTGCACCACCAACTGTCTGGCGTTGCCCGCGCAGCACATTCTGCGCGAGTTCGGTATTCGCAGCGGGCATATGACGACCATTCATCCCTACACGCTGCGCCAGCGTCTTCTGGATGGTTCGCACTCAGACCTGCGCCGCGCCCGTGCCTGCGGCATGAACATGCTGCCCACGCCGGTCGGTGCCGCCTGTACTGTGGCCAAGGTGCTGCCCGGGCTGGAAGGAAAGCTGCACGGTCTTGCCTTCCGTGTGCCCACGGCCAGCGTTTCGCTGATCGATCTGGTCTGTGAACTGGAACGCCCCGCAACGGTGGCACAGGTGAACGACCTGCTGCGAAGCCATGCGGATGAGCATATGGGATATAGCGAAGAGCCGCTCGTTTCAGCCGACTACACGGGCTGTACCTACGGCAGTGTGGTGGACGGGGCGCTTACTTCCGTCATGGACGGCAGCATGCTGCGTATTGTGGTGTGGTATGATAACGAGGCGAGCTTTACCAACCAGCTGTTGCGGCTGGTGCGTTCAGTCCGCCGTGTTGCCGGATTGTAG